One window from the genome of Metabacillus flavus encodes:
- the yfkAB gene encoding radical SAM/CxCxxxxC motif protein YfkAB — MSTTHSLPPITPSYDPWEAYMDIEQYGKPTLTNVEFTTTTLCNMRCEHCAVGYTLTPKDPNALPLDLLIRRLNEIPNLRSFSITGGEPMMSMKSVNNYVVPLLKYAHERGVRTQINSNLTLDLARYEKIIPYLDVLHISHNWGTMEDFAEGGFAMMEKKPTFEQRAKYFDRMVENSRALVAAGVTVSAETMLNKRTLPHLEKIHKQITEEMLCQRHEVHPMYPSDFASALETLSLEETRQAIHKLLDVRNEEVWMLFGTLPFYACSDSEEDLELMRRLRASKNVTVRNDPDGRSRLNVNIFTGEVIVTDFGDTPPLGNIQTSTLQSAYEKWSGSAIAKSLSCHCPSVQCLGPNILVKNSYYANEDFTMKKAKL, encoded by the coding sequence ATGAGCACTACTCACAGTTTACCCCCTATTACCCCTTCCTACGACCCGTGGGAAGCTTATATGGACATAGAACAATATGGAAAGCCTACCTTGACGAACGTTGAATTTACTACAACCACTCTCTGTAATATGAGATGTGAGCATTGTGCGGTCGGCTATACGCTGACTCCGAAGGATCCGAACGCGCTTCCTTTAGACCTGCTGATCCGCCGTTTGAATGAAATTCCAAATTTGCGGTCGTTCAGCATTACGGGCGGCGAGCCGATGATGTCAATGAAATCGGTGAACAACTATGTTGTGCCGCTTTTGAAATATGCGCATGAGCGCGGTGTCCGGACGCAGATCAATTCAAACCTGACGCTTGATCTGGCAAGGTATGAGAAAATCATTCCTTATCTGGATGTTCTGCACATCTCCCATAACTGGGGTACGATGGAGGACTTTGCGGAAGGCGGCTTCGCGATGATGGAGAAAAAGCCGACCTTTGAGCAGCGCGCGAAATATTTTGACCGGATGGTGGAAAACAGCCGTGCGCTTGTCGCTGCAGGTGTAACCGTGTCCGCGGAGACAATGCTGAATAAGCGCACACTCCCACATCTTGAAAAAATCCACAAGCAGATTACAGAGGAAATGCTGTGTCAAAGGCATGAGGTACACCCTATGTACCCAAGTGACTTTGCGAGCGCACTCGAAACCCTTTCATTAGAAGAAACTCGCCAAGCGATTCACAAACTGCTGGACGTCCGGAATGAAGAGGTGTGGATGCTGTTCGGCACCTTGCCGTTTTATGCATGCAGTGATTCTGAAGAGGATTTGGAGCTGATGAGGAGACTGCGTGCTTCAAAAAACGTAACGGTCCGGAATGACCCGGATGGCCGGTCCCGCTTGAACGTCAATATTTTCACGGGAGAAGTCATTGTAACGGACTTCGGCGATACTCCGCCACTCGGCAACATTCAGACATCAACTCTTCAAAGCGCCTATGAAAAGTGGTCTGGTTCAGCAATCGCCAAGTCATTAAGCTGCCACTGCCCGAGCGTACAATGCCTCGGCCCGAATATTCTGGTGAAAAACAGCTACTATGCAAATGAAGATTTCACGATGAAGAAAGCCAAACTGTAA
- a CDS encoding tryptophan-rich sensory protein — protein sequence MLKTLTKREKWMGILFSIGTLIVVMTAALIGFAYAPPNENLHTAPGDSFFWIAWLIVIPTWGIATWLVWLQRGKEDIRGAMVVFAFFLLSIISFFPNTAAANQSVLAIFIGDVIGIIESLFILWLYSRYSRAAILWLLPLVIWFPITTVIKFINL from the coding sequence ATGCTTAAAACACTGACGAAGCGAGAAAAATGGATGGGAATACTCTTTTCGATCGGAACATTAATTGTTGTCATGACAGCAGCTTTAATTGGATTTGCCTATGCTCCTCCAAATGAAAACCTTCATACAGCCCCTGGAGATTCATTTTTTTGGATTGCCTGGCTGATTGTAATCCCTACTTGGGGCATAGCTACATGGCTTGTCTGGCTTCAAAGAGGCAAAGAGGATATAAGAGGGGCAATGGTCGTTTTCGCTTTTTTTCTATTATCCATTATTTCCTTTTTTCCAAATACCGCTGCAGCTAATCAAAGCGTATTAGCTATCTTTATTGGGGATGTGATTGGTATAATTGAAAGCTTGTTTATCCTTTGGCTGTACAGCCGCTACTCAAGAGCAGCCATTTTGTGGCTCCTTCCGCTCGTTATATGGTTTCCAATCACAACGGTTATAAAATTTATTAACTTATAA
- a CDS encoding TetR/AcrR family transcriptional regulator: MVKRLTMEEKRRQTTENLLDAAEKIFANKGFGGASVDEIAEEAGYSKGAVYSNFTNKENLFLALYDRRVQKQGQDWEQVFSGMMNSFERSEKVNDLLQMQADSEKARQWNMLMMEFTLFAMRNEGIKEKFVNCYTTIFSSMKKALESHFLKQGQEVSSNELDDIVLSLFSLESGLNVIESIAPELVSNGFRIRNYSKFL, from the coding sequence ATGGTAAAACGATTAACCATGGAAGAAAAGCGCCGCCAAACGACCGAAAATTTGCTGGATGCTGCCGAGAAAATTTTTGCAAATAAAGGATTCGGCGGTGCTTCTGTAGATGAAATAGCAGAGGAGGCTGGCTATTCCAAAGGCGCGGTTTATTCAAACTTTACAAATAAAGAAAACCTATTTCTGGCCTTGTACGATCGAAGAGTTCAAAAACAGGGACAAGACTGGGAACAGGTTTTTTCAGGAATGATGAATTCTTTCGAACGATCCGAAAAGGTAAATGACTTGCTTCAGATGCAGGCTGATTCAGAAAAAGCACGACAATGGAACATGCTGATGATGGAATTTACTTTATTTGCAATGAGAAATGAAGGAATTAAAGAAAAATTTGTAAACTGTTATACAACCATCTTTTCTTCTATGAAAAAAGCGCTTGAATCTCATTTCCTGAAACAAGGACAAGAAGTGTCCTCAAATGAGTTAGATGACATCGTTCTTTCTTTATTTAGCCTTGAATCAGGGTTGAATGTGATTGAATCCATTGCCCCAGAACTGGTTTCCAATGGTTTTAGAATAAGAAATTACTCGAAATTTTTATAA
- a CDS encoding SE1561 family protein, protein MGNAAKDKDSQIDYLKNRLNMFMEVIDSMDPESTDLEDVDRLIQMLDDLEGKFDRFKKDWDQEEE, encoded by the coding sequence ATGGGAAACGCCGCAAAAGATAAAGACTCACAAATAGACTATTTAAAAAACCGCCTGAATATGTTCATGGAGGTCATCGATTCTATGGATCCTGAATCAACGGATCTTGAAGATGTGGACCGCCTGATTCAGATGCTTGATGATTTGGAAGGTAAGTTTGACCGGTTTAAAAAGGATTGGGATCAGGAAGAAGAGTGA
- a CDS encoding MBL fold metallo-hydrolase, protein MKFEFLGTGGAMTIPRPLCRCAVCEEAREIGVPYSRSGPSLFVHGLNLLFDTPEDIYFQINRSSIQSIEGVFYSHWHPDHVMGRRIVESLNADWRNHPPSHTKTKVYLPKQVAVDFQRFLGSGDHFAFFEQQGFVDLRELKDGDSVWVKDTIITPFRLAEDYVYAFLLENSEQKVVIAMDETNNWKPGSEVKGADLAILPAGIFETHPLTGERLVQADHPLLKEECTFTETIEIIKVLQAKKTMLTHIEEISGLSHDDLKEVEKLLAAEGLNVEFAYDTLIVHTDHQ, encoded by the coding sequence ATGAAATTCGAATTCCTTGGCACAGGCGGGGCGATGACGATCCCGAGGCCTCTATGCCGATGTGCGGTTTGTGAGGAAGCAAGAGAGATTGGCGTCCCTTACAGCCGTTCCGGTCCGAGTCTTTTTGTACACGGGCTCAATCTATTATTCGATACGCCGGAAGACATTTATTTTCAGATTAACCGGTCCTCCATTCAATCGATTGAGGGGGTGTTTTATTCCCATTGGCATCCGGATCATGTGATGGGGAGACGGATTGTCGAGTCGCTGAATGCGGATTGGAGAAATCATCCCCCAAGCCACACGAAAACAAAGGTGTATTTGCCGAAGCAGGTAGCCGTGGATTTTCAGCGCTTCCTTGGCAGCGGGGATCACTTTGCGTTTTTCGAGCAGCAGGGATTTGTGGATCTTCGTGAATTAAAAGACGGCGATTCAGTGTGGGTAAAGGACACGATCATTACACCGTTCCGGCTGGCGGAAGACTATGTGTATGCCTTTTTACTTGAGAATTCCGAGCAAAAAGTCGTTATCGCTATGGATGAAACAAATAACTGGAAACCGGGTTCAGAGGTAAAGGGTGCCGACCTTGCCATCTTGCCGGCGGGCATTTTCGAGACGCATCCGCTAACCGGAGAACGATTGGTTCAAGCCGATCATCCTCTGTTAAAAGAGGAATGTACCTTTACAGAAACCATTGAAATCATAAAAGTACTTCAGGCTAAAAAAACCATGCTGACCCATATAGAAGAAATCAGCGGTTTGAGCCATGACGACCTGAAAGAGGTTGAAAAATTACTGGCGGCAGAGGGATTGAATGTAGAATTTGCATACGATACTCTCATCGTTCATACCGATCATCAATAA
- a CDS encoding pentapeptide repeat-containing protein codes for MSPKPPYQLQADCENCFGLCCVALPYAKSADFPINKDGGIPCRNLQADYRCKIHQNLREKGFKGCTVYECFGAGQKVSQVTYAGNDWRENPDTAKEMFEVFPIMQQLHEMLGYLHEALKREETQPIYKELQAALEQTAALTELNPESIISLNVPAHRAIVNELLKRTSELVRKDAVRKENTKRGSDYIGAKLKGADLKGASLRGALLIAADLRNADMRLADMIGADLRDADLSGADLRGSIFLTQVQVNSARGDRKTKLPEGLRSPAHWT; via the coding sequence GTGTCACCAAAACCACCATATCAGCTTCAGGCAGACTGCGAAAACTGCTTCGGCTTATGCTGTGTGGCACTGCCCTATGCGAAGTCAGCTGATTTTCCAATCAATAAAGATGGCGGAATCCCATGCCGTAACCTGCAGGCAGATTACCGCTGCAAGATCCATCAGAACTTGAGAGAAAAAGGGTTCAAGGGCTGTACGGTGTACGAATGCTTTGGGGCTGGCCAAAAAGTCTCTCAGGTTACATACGCCGGAAACGATTGGCGTGAAAACCCGGATACTGCGAAGGAAATGTTTGAGGTGTTCCCAATCATGCAGCAGCTACATGAAATGCTGGGCTATCTGCATGAAGCTCTGAAGCGTGAAGAAACGCAGCCAATCTACAAGGAGTTGCAGGCGGCTCTCGAACAGACAGCAGCCCTTACGGAACTCAATCCCGAATCCATCATCAGCCTCAATGTTCCGGCGCACCGGGCAATCGTAAATGAACTGCTCAAACGCACAAGTGAACTCGTCCGTAAAGACGCAGTCCGAAAAGAAAACACGAAACGGGGAAGCGACTATATCGGGGCGAAGCTAAAGGGAGCCGATCTCAAGGGGGCCAGCTTAAGAGGGGCCCTGCTCATTGCTGCCGATCTCCGGAACGCCGACATGAGACTGGCGGACATGATTGGAGCCGACTTGCGGGATGCCGATTTGAGCGGTGCGGATTTAAGAGGGAGTATTTTTCTTACACAGGTGCAGGTGAACTCGGCCAGGGGAGACCGGAAGACGAAGCTGCCGGAAGGATTAAGAAGTCCTGCCCATTGGACGTAA
- a CDS encoding ABC transporter ATP-binding protein, with amino-acid sequence MSNIIEVAGAAKSFGKESVLKSVDFTVKKGEILGLLGPNGAGKTTLIRILNGVITPDQGTIRVAGFDPVTEGDEIRKISGIVTENAGLYHEMSGLDNLKFFAELYKVQDKSEIDRLLKLFDMEEYQHRPAGTYSTGMKKRLALAKALLHKPEILFLDEPTNGLDPDGINLVLSYLKKYNEETGTTIIICSHVLHQLETICDSFAFMENHTIAEQGSLSELTEKYITELSVVIETDWPGRNGMDIVKDGFLRCRVKSKREISSLLKEILQTHSVYSVSIENISVETIYFKIREAHHG; translated from the coding sequence TTGTCCAATATTATTGAAGTTGCAGGAGCGGCGAAATCATTTGGAAAAGAGTCCGTGCTGAAAAGTGTGGATTTCACCGTGAAAAAGGGTGAAATTCTTGGCCTGCTTGGACCGAACGGGGCAGGGAAGACGACTCTGATCCGGATTCTGAACGGGGTCATCACTCCAGATCAGGGAACGATACGGGTTGCTGGTTTTGACCCTGTAACAGAGGGCGATGAGATCAGGAAAATATCAGGCATTGTGACGGAAAACGCCGGTTTGTATCACGAGATGAGCGGTCTGGATAATTTGAAATTTTTCGCGGAGCTTTACAAGGTCCAGGATAAGAGTGAGATTGACCGGCTGCTGAAGCTGTTTGATATGGAGGAGTATCAGCATCGACCGGCTGGAACGTACAGTACGGGGATGAAGAAGAGGCTGGCCCTTGCGAAGGCGCTCCTTCATAAGCCGGAAATTTTGTTCCTGGATGAACCAACGAACGGACTCGACCCCGACGGGATCAACCTCGTTCTCTCCTACCTGAAAAAATACAACGAAGAAACAGGCACGACGATTATCATCTGCTCACACGTTTTGCATCAGCTGGAGACCATCTGTGATTCCTTTGCCTTTATGGAAAATCATACGATTGCAGAACAAGGTTCTTTATCGGAACTGACGGAGAAATATATAACCGAGCTATCGGTCGTGATTGAGACGGATTGGCCGGGAAGGAACGGAATGGACATCGTTAAAGATGGGTTTCTCCGCTGCCGGGTAAAATCAAAAAGGGAGATTTCCTCTCTTCTGAAGGAAATCCTACAAACCCATTCCGTCTATTCTGTCAGCATCGAAAACATCTCCGTTGAAACCATCTACTTTAAAATAAGGGAGGCCCATCATGGATAA
- the pdaA gene encoding delta-lactam-biosynthetic de-N-acetylase produces the protein MGKRLWGAVLVFMLLFPNAAQAVSNAPMNWGFEKSKNHEPAQIGKEREQLLAKYSSFYLGNPAKKDIYLTFDNGYENGYTPQILDVLQKHHVPATFFVTGHYLEDQPALVQRMAKEGHIVGNHSWFHPDLTTVSDARLKAELDNVSKRVKKLTGQDAHYLRPPRGVFSERVLSLANEYGYQTVFWSLAYVDWKTDAQRGWRYAYDNMMNQIHPGAIMLLHTVSKDNADALEKAVIDLKKQGYRFRSLDDLMMEKSDLPL, from the coding sequence ATGGGAAAAAGATTGTGGGGTGCAGTGCTTGTGTTTATGCTTCTATTCCCAAATGCTGCCCAGGCCGTCTCCAATGCGCCGATGAACTGGGGATTTGAGAAAAGTAAAAACCATGAGCCGGCACAAATCGGAAAAGAGCGGGAACAGCTGCTGGCGAAATACAGTTCCTTCTACCTTGGAAATCCAGCAAAAAAGGATATCTATCTTACATTTGATAACGGATATGAAAATGGGTATACACCGCAGATACTGGATGTTCTACAAAAGCACCACGTTCCGGCGACATTCTTTGTGACCGGACATTATTTGGAAGACCAGCCGGCACTCGTTCAGCGCATGGCCAAGGAAGGCCATATTGTCGGAAATCATTCCTGGTTTCACCCGGATCTCACGACGGTCAGTGATGCCCGTTTGAAAGCGGAGCTGGATAACGTCAGCAAGCGCGTGAAAAAGCTGACCGGCCAGGATGCCCACTATCTTCGCCCGCCAAGAGGCGTTTTCAGTGAACGGGTACTGTCACTTGCCAACGAATACGGCTATCAAACCGTCTTCTGGTCACTTGCCTATGTGGACTGGAAAACCGATGCCCAGCGCGGCTGGCGCTATGCCTATGACAACATGATGAACCAGATTCATCCGGGAGCAATCATGCTGCTGCATACCGTGTCAAAGGACAATGCCGATGCCCTGGAAAAAGCGGTGATCGATTTAAAAAAGCAAGGGTACCGATTCCGGAGTCTCGATGATTTGATGATGGAGAAGTCGGACCTCCCGCTGTAA
- a CDS encoding fumarate hydratase: protein MEKFYESMVELIVETSTRLPRDVRRAIQKAKLGENAGTRAAMSLNTITDNIAMADENVSPICQDTGLPTFKLKVPVGANQIKMKEAIKRAIAEATKTGKLRPNSVDSLTGGNTGDNLGDGTPVIKFEQWENDYIDARLILKGGGCENKNIQYSLPCELDGLGRAGRDLDGIRKCVMHSVYQAQGQGCSAGFIGVGIGGDRTSGYELAKEQLFRSNEDVNPIPELRELEEYVLENANKLGIGTMGFGGETTLLGCKAGAINRIPASFFVSVAYNCWAFRRLGMKINPETGEIEEWLYQEGEEIDFAKEVAAAAEEITPAEEIILEAPITEEKIRSLKVGDVVKIIGMMYTGRDAIHKYLSENDAPIDLNGQIIYHCGPVMLKDENEKWHVKAAGPTTSIREEPYQGDIMKRFGIRAVIGKGGMGAKTLKALEEHGGVYLNAIGGAAQYYADCIKSVEGVDLMQFGIPEAMWHLKVQDFKAVVTMDSHGNSLHKDVEQSSLERLAQFKEPVFK from the coding sequence TTGGAGAAATTTTATGAGAGCATGGTTGAGCTGATTGTGGAAACATCCACACGCCTTCCAAGGGATGTAAGAAGAGCGATTCAAAAAGCAAAATTAGGTGAAAACGCAGGGACGCGCGCAGCGATGTCGCTAAACACTATTACCGATAATATCGCAATGGCGGACGAAAATGTATCACCGATCTGCCAGGATACAGGCCTTCCAACCTTTAAGTTGAAGGTGCCGGTTGGCGCGAATCAGATCAAAATGAAGGAAGCGATCAAGCGGGCGATTGCGGAGGCGACGAAGACGGGGAAGCTCCGTCCGAACTCTGTAGACTCCTTAACAGGCGGCAATACAGGCGACAATCTTGGAGACGGGACACCGGTCATCAAGTTCGAGCAGTGGGAAAATGACTACATTGACGCGCGCCTCATCCTGAAGGGCGGCGGCTGTGAGAACAAAAATATCCAGTACAGCCTGCCTTGCGAGCTGGACGGGCTTGGCCGCGCAGGACGTGACCTGGACGGGATCCGCAAATGTGTGATGCACTCGGTTTACCAGGCTCAAGGCCAGGGCTGCAGTGCCGGATTTATCGGCGTCGGCATCGGAGGCGACCGGACGAGCGGGTATGAGCTTGCGAAGGAGCAGCTGTTCCGGAGCAATGAGGACGTCAACCCGATTCCTGAGCTTCGGGAGCTTGAAGAGTATGTACTGGAAAACGCCAATAAGCTTGGGATCGGCACGATGGGCTTCGGCGGCGAAACGACGCTGCTTGGGTGCAAGGCCGGCGCCATCAACCGCATTCCAGCGAGCTTCTTCGTTTCCGTTGCTTACAACTGCTGGGCCTTCAGACGCCTTGGCATGAAAATCAATCCTGAGACCGGCGAGATTGAGGAATGGCTGTATCAGGAAGGCGAAGAAATCGATTTTGCAAAAGAGGTAGCGGCCGCTGCAGAGGAGATCACTCCGGCTGAAGAAATTATTCTGGAAGCACCGATTACGGAAGAAAAAATCCGTTCCCTTAAAGTAGGGGACGTCGTGAAAATCATCGGCATGATGTACACAGGCCGCGACGCGATTCACAAGTACCTGTCCGAAAACGATGCACCAATCGATTTGAACGGCCAAATCATTTACCACTGCGGACCAGTAATGCTGAAGGACGAAAACGAGAAATGGCACGTAAAAGCAGCGGGGCCAACGACAAGCATCCGTGAGGAGCCTTACCAGGGTGACATCATGAAACGCTTCGGAATCCGTGCCGTCATCGGAAAAGGCGGAATGGGCGCCAAAACGCTGAAGGCACTTGAAGAGCACGGCGGCGTCTACCTAAACGCCATCGGAGGAGCAGCCCAGTATTACGCAGACTGCATCAAATCTGTAGAAGGCGTCGACCTTATGCAATTCGGAATTCCGGAAGCGATGTGGCACCTGAAGGTTCAAGACTTCAAAGCCGTAGTCACGATGGATTCCCATGGAAACAGCCTTCATAAAGACGTAGAACAGAGCTCACTTGAGAGATTGGCGCAATTTAAAGAGCCGGTTTTTAAATAA
- a CDS encoding ABC transporter permease subunit, whose protein sequence is MDKTVIAAIFKKDITQLIRTKNLFITLIVIPLIFSTVFPIVMSCFVLFADVGSMMDPAMLQLIDKMLVGLQAGVMPELNQKFFYIFTNYLYPSLFLLIPIITSSVIAANSFAGEKERRTLESLLFSPITIKELFAGKVLASFIPSVAVSLISFIISGIIINVTGFLLFEKLIFPSGKWLVLILCLSPLVMIMTILLNVIISAKVKTYQEAQNIGGIIVLPVIGMLVGQLSGLFLLGIELMLMISAAVLLLNVFLFYWIMKFNNRNSLFENQIG, encoded by the coding sequence ATGGATAAGACCGTCATCGCAGCGATATTTAAGAAAGACATCACTCAGCTGATCCGGACGAAAAATCTGTTTATTACCCTCATCGTCATCCCGCTGATTTTCAGCACGGTTTTTCCAATCGTTATGTCCTGCTTCGTCCTGTTTGCCGACGTGGGAAGCATGATGGACCCCGCGATGCTTCAGCTCATTGATAAAATGCTGGTCGGGCTTCAAGCTGGTGTAATGCCGGAACTGAATCAGAAATTTTTCTACATCTTCACGAATTATCTGTATCCGTCTTTATTTTTACTCATCCCGATCATCACGTCCTCGGTCATCGCCGCCAACAGCTTTGCCGGAGAAAAGGAGCGCAGGACACTGGAAAGCCTCCTGTTTTCACCGATCACCATTAAAGAGCTTTTTGCAGGGAAAGTGCTAGCTTCCTTTATTCCATCGGTTGCCGTTTCGCTCATCAGCTTCATCATAAGCGGCATCATCATCAATGTGACCGGCTTCCTCCTGTTTGAAAAACTAATTTTCCCGTCAGGCAAATGGCTTGTGCTGATCCTTTGTCTGTCCCCGCTTGTCATGATCATGACAATTCTATTAAACGTCATCATTTCAGCAAAGGTGAAAACCTATCAGGAAGCACAAAATATCGGCGGAATCATTGTTCTTCCCGTAATCGGGATGCTCGTCGGGCAGCTAAGCGGCCTTTTCCTGCTTGGAATTGAGCTGATGCTGATGATCTCGGCTGCTGTCCTGCTGCTTAATGTTTTTCTGTTTTACTGGATTATGAAGTTTAATAATCGGAATTCGCTGTTTGAGAATCAGATAGGATGA
- a CDS encoding GNAT family N-acetyltransferase, whose translation MTITWKEITLHNQEGFKEAMAMYDQAFPIEIREPHNVFQNSMRNGSYRFLMGMEGEEILSFATGHYLKEVNAGFIVYLLANPLVRSLGIGSQTLLKLEERIEDARSAGHDSIEAIILETEKPELVHTEEEKEDCVKRTRFYNKNGYQVAEEIQYVQPPLFEGQIPVPLNLYVKNHQQEAISKERMLEYIQAMYLNKYGLANGVDQAVLSDLLANMQ comes from the coding sequence ATGACGATTACTTGGAAGGAAATCACGCTGCATAATCAAGAGGGCTTCAAGGAAGCGATGGCGATGTATGATCAGGCATTTCCGATTGAGATACGGGAGCCTCATAATGTGTTTCAAAATAGTATGCGTAACGGGTCGTACCGGTTTCTCATGGGCATGGAGGGAGAGGAAATCCTTTCGTTTGCCACCGGGCATTATTTAAAAGAAGTGAATGCCGGGTTCATTGTCTACCTCCTTGCGAATCCGCTTGTCCGAAGCCTGGGTATCGGTTCCCAGACCTTGCTGAAACTGGAGGAAAGGATAGAGGATGCACGTTCAGCGGGACATGATTCCATAGAGGCGATTATTTTGGAGACAGAGAAACCGGAGCTGGTTCATACGGAGGAAGAGAAAGAGGATTGCGTAAAAAGGACCCGTTTCTACAATAAGAACGGATACCAGGTGGCGGAGGAAATCCAATATGTGCAGCCTCCTCTTTTCGAAGGCCAGATTCCAGTTCCGCTAAATCTGTATGTAAAAAATCATCAGCAAGAAGCGATTTCCAAAGAGAGGATGCTAGAATACATCCAAGCGATGTACCTTAACAAATACGGCCTTGCCAACGGGGTTGATCAAGCGGTTCTGTCTGATTTACTGGCAAACATGCAATGA
- a CDS encoding GNAT family N-acetyltransferase — translation MEILEISQRPELFEKALQVFWGEWGSEENRAFYEDCMKHSCKTDSDLPRFYIGLQNDEIIGTYALLRNDINSRQDLYPWLACLYVDPAYRGKELGRELLEHGLQEASEKGYKTLYLTTDIDGYYEKYGWTHSGEAYGPGGGSIKVYAKKAVKENSSADKRGSLRSQIRPFTEQDLPIILSHSSQAMSDGTLGEARPSDEKAGLLVQSLLDKGCRYLVAEDGDVFQGWVLIGGGKDSLADRTYGFIYELYVLEPLRGNGLGRKLMEEAIAHLKLEGHTEVRLSVFAGNQAIQLYKKMGFTNRTLSMTCSLK, via the coding sequence ATGGAAATTCTAGAAATCAGCCAGCGTCCTGAACTTTTTGAAAAGGCTCTTCAAGTCTTCTGGGGAGAATGGGGAAGCGAAGAGAACCGTGCGTTTTACGAAGACTGCATGAAGCATTCGTGTAAAACCGATTCCGATCTTCCGAGGTTTTATATCGGACTCCAAAACGATGAAATCATCGGTACATACGCTTTGCTAAGAAATGACATAAACAGCCGTCAGGATTTGTATCCATGGCTTGCCTGTCTGTATGTGGATCCTGCTTACCGGGGGAAGGAACTCGGCAGGGAGCTTCTTGAGCATGGGCTGCAGGAAGCTTCTGAGAAAGGGTACAAGACACTTTACTTAACAACTGATATAGACGGCTATTATGAGAAATACGGGTGGACCCATTCGGGAGAGGCATATGGACCTGGCGGGGGATCGATTAAGGTTTATGCAAAAAAAGCGGTTAAAGAAAATTCTTCAGCCGATAAACGGGGTTCCCTTCGATCCCAAATTCGGCCTTTTACAGAGCAAGACCTCCCAATCATTCTTTCACACTCTTCTCAGGCAATGAGCGACGGAACTCTTGGTGAAGCCCGCCCGTCCGATGAAAAAGCGGGCTTGCTTGTTCAGTCACTCTTGGATAAAGGGTGCCGGTATTTAGTTGCTGAGGATGGAGATGTCTTTCAGGGATGGGTTTTGATTGGAGGGGGCAAGGATTCGCTTGCAGATCGAACGTATGGATTTATCTATGAACTCTATGTGCTTGAACCCCTCAGGGGAAATGGGCTTGGCAGGAAACTGATGGAAGAGGCTATTGCCCATCTTAAATTGGAAGGTCATACAGAAGTTCGATTGAGCGTATTTGCAGGGAATCAGGCGATACAGCTTTATAAAAAGATGGGATTTACGAATCGCACGTTATCGATGACTTGCAGCCTCAAGTAG
- a CDS encoding helix-turn-helix domain-containing protein has translation MNQTSKAKLLLHPVRMKIAQALINGRELSAQQLSERIDGVPPATLYRHINKLLEAEIIEVVQENPIRGTVEKIYALKQTGAATPEDLEKISKEEHLDLFAAFTNQLAGMYEDYLNQEAFNLIEDGVGYRLASVHLTDEEFIELMGKMASLMVEAMEKQPSPERRTRHIATITIPDPEK, from the coding sequence ATGAATCAAACATCTAAAGCGAAACTCCTTCTGCATCCGGTCAGAATGAAAATTGCGCAGGCTTTAATTAATGGGAGAGAGCTGTCTGCCCAGCAGCTTTCAGAACGGATTGACGGAGTTCCTCCTGCCACCTTGTACCGGCATATCAACAAGCTTTTAGAAGCGGAAATTATTGAAGTTGTTCAGGAAAATCCGATCCGTGGAACAGTGGAAAAGATTTATGCGCTAAAACAGACCGGGGCTGCGACGCCGGAGGATCTTGAGAAGATTTCGAAGGAAGAACATCTGGATTTATTCGCCGCGTTTACGAATCAGTTAGCCGGCATGTATGAAGACTATTTAAATCAGGAAGCATTTAATCTGATAGAGGATGGAGTCGGGTACCGGCTAGCGAGTGTTCATTTAACGGATGAAGAGTTTATTGAACTGATGGGGAAAATGGCCAGTCTGATGGTGGAAGCCATGGAGAAACAGCCGTCACCAGAACGGAGAACGAGGCATATTGCAACGATCACAATTCCTGATCCAGAAAAATAA